Part of the Eubacterium sp. 1001713B170207_170306_E7 genome, AGGACTTTAAGGGAGACTGGCTGGACGGCGCGGCAGACGCTGTGGCAGCGCTATAAAAAACACTGAACAACGGGGCCTGTTGGTCTCGTTGTTTTTCTCTATTCCATTGAAATGCGGAGGGCATATGAAGAAAACACTGGAAAGCGCCTTTGTCACCACACTGCCGGTTTTGTTTGGCTACCTGTTTACCGGCATTGCCTTTGGCCTGCTTTTAAGCAAAGCCGGCTACGGTGTGCTCTGGGCAGCGCTCATCAGCACGGTGGTGTACGCGGGCTCCATGCAGTTTGTGCTGGTAACCTTTTTTGACGGCGGGCTGAGCCTGCTCACCATTGCTATGATGACCTTTGCCATCAATATCCGCCATTCCTTTTATGGGCTGTCTTTTATCCAGAAGTTTAAGGAGATGGGGAAAAAGCGCCTGTACATGATCTTTTCACTGACTGATGAAACCTATTCGCTGCTCTGCTCAGCAAAAACGCCGGCGGGGGTGGATGAAAACCGGTATTACATGGCCATCGCTGTGATGGACCAGATTTACTGGATCATCGGCAGTGTGCTGGGCTCGGTGGCCGGCGCACTCATCACCTTTGACACCACCGGCATCGACTTTGCCATGACAGCCCTGTTCATTGTTATTTTTGTGGAGCAGTGGCTGGAGGCTAAAAACCATCTTCCGGCCCTGGTGGGTCTGGCGGCCGGGGTTATCTGCCTTTTGATCTTCGGCCCCGGCAATTTTATCCTGCCCTCGCTTATAAGCGCAGTGATCGTGCTCATGCTGCTTAAGGCGCGGTTAGACGCAGCCGGGGAAGCCGGCCAGGCGGAAGAAGAACAGGAGGGCGTACAATGATCGGGACCTCACAGGCTTTTTTGATCGTGGCCGTGGTGGCAGTCTGCACCTTTATCACCAGAGTACTGCCCTTTGCGCTGTTTGGGCGTAAGGACCCGCCGGAGTGGGTGCTGTACCTTGGCAGGATTCTGCCCCCGGCGGTCATTGCGATTCTGGTGGTATATTGCTACCGCAATGTCGCCCTGACGGCCTGGCCCTTTGGCCTGCCGGAATTTATTGCCATGGCGGCTGTGGTGGCCCTGCATGTCTGGAAGCGGAATAATCTTATTAGCATCGGTGTGGGAACTGTATTGTATATGGTTTTAATTCAGGTTGTTTTTGTATAATAGGGTAAACAGCGATAAGGGGTAGAAAAATGAGAAAATTTGTCGAATTTAACGATGTCTATAAACGTTATAAAATGGGCGAGGTGACCATCAACGCTGCCAACGGCATTTCCTTTGGCATCGAGGAGGGTGAGTTTGCCATAGTGGTCGGCCCCAGCGGCGCCGGAAAAACCACCGTGCTCAACATACTGGGCGGCATGTCCGGGTGTGACGAAGGACAGGTGTTTGTGGGCGATAAGGAGGTCTCTGCGCTCAACGCCCGGGAGCTGGCAACCTACAGGCGTTATGATACCGGCTTTGTCTTTCAGTTTTATAACCTGATCCAGAACCTGACCGCCGTGGAAAACGTGGAGCTGGCAACTCAAATCTGTAAGGACCCCATGGACGCGCGGGAGACACTGGCGAGCGTGGGGCTTGAGGACCGCATGGACAATTTTCCATCCCAGCTTTCCGGCGGGGAACAGCAGCGTGTGGCCATCGCGAGAGCGCTGGCCAAGCGGCCAAAGCTGCTGCTCTGTGACGAGCCCACCGGCGCGCTGGACTACAGCACGGGTAAAAATATTTTGAAGCTTTTACAGGATACCTGCCGGAGGGAAAAAATGACCGTTGCCCTCATCACGCATAACCAGGCCATCACCCCCATGGCGGACCGGGTCATTAAGATGAAAAACGGCAAGGTTGAGGACATGTACCTGAACGCCGAGCCCATGCCAGTCGAATTGATCGAGTGGTAGGGGAGATACGTCGTTTCGACGTATCCCATCGGAGAGGCTTATGAATATAGAAACAGAACAAATCCGGAACCACCGGCTGAGGGCGCACCATCTGGATAAAAAACAGCCCATGACAGGCCTGACTGCCGCGGCCGGCGCCTGCGGCCTGCAGAACTCGCCGCCCGGGGCCTGGGAGACCGCCTTGTTTAACCGGCTGGAGGGCTGCACATTAGAGGAAGTCCAGAAAGCCCTGTATCTGGAAAAAAGCCTGGTTCAGGCCTGGAGCTTCCGCGGCGCGCCCGTGGTCTTCCCCACAGCGCAAAGTGCTGTTTTTCTGACAGCGCTGAGGGCACAGGAGGGGGAGGAGCCGTGGATCTATACCCGCGGGATCACAGCGGCCCTTGATTTTTTGCAGCTGCCTTTTGAGGATTTATTAAAGCGGACAGAGAAAGCCGCAGGCTGTCTGGACAGCTGTGTCATCAAAAGCAAGGAAGCCCTGGACAGGACACTGGCGGAGATCATTGAGCGGGAACTGCCCGAGGAAAAGCGGGCGCTCTGGCGCGCGCCGTCCATGTACGGCAACCCTGACAGGCAGACGGCTGGGGGCGCGGCCGTCTCCTTTCTGCTGCGGCCCTGCTCCTTTGCGTCGCTGGTGGTGTTTGGCGAGCGGCAGGGCATCAGCCCAACCTTTACCTCGTTTAAAAACTGGATAGGCGGCCTGCCAGAGCATATACCGGACGCCGAAAAGACCTTGGTGCGACAATTTCTGCATTGCTATGGGCCATCCACGAAGGAGGGCCTGATGGCCTGGCTGGGCTGTTGTCCCCGGCAGGCTGAACGCCTGTGGAACACCGTGGCGGATGAAATGGAGCCCGTGGTGGCGGGGAAAAAAGCGGCCAGCATGCTGTCGGCGGACAGGGAGAGCCTGCTGCGTCCAGAAAAGAGCCGTGACCGGCTGATTCTGCTCGGCCCGCACGATCCTTATCTTGACATCAGGGACAGATGGGTTCTTTTAGAGGATAAGGGGCTCCAGAAGCAGGTATGGAAAACCGTCGGCAATCCGGGCGTTGTGCTGAAGGGCGGCCGGATTGCCGGTATATGGAGAACAAAAACAAAGAAGGATAAGCTGGAGCTCTCAATACGTTTGTTTGAGCGCTTTCAGCCAGGAGAAAAGAAAGCAGTCGAGGAACTGGCCGGAGAATACGCAGATTTCAGAGGGCTTGGTCTGAACAGCTTTTGCATAGAATAAACCGGACAGAAAAAAGAGGTGCGTCGAAACGACGTACCTCTTTTTTAGTCTTCCTCTGTATTCTTAATGTCGATGGCCTTTTGCACCTCAGTCACAAAATCCTCGATGAAGCTCATATGAGTGAGCATGGCCCGGGCTGCGGCCTCGGGATCATGCTTGCGGATACTGGCGACGATGTCGCGGTGCTGCTTATTGATGGCTGAGGCACTGGTTTCCTCCATGAGGATCAGGGTGCGCATGTCCTTGATCAGCTCCTCAATCAGGGTGGAGGCCGAGTTTAAGACATCCTTGATGAGCTTGTTGCGGGAGTACAGCGCGATGGAGTCGTGGAGCTTTTTATCCAGCTCGGCGCTCTTGGCTTCATTGTGCTCACTCTCGATGGCGGCGCAGATTTCCTCAAGACGCAGAATGTCCTCCTTGGTGGCGTGAAGGGCCGCCAGTTTGGCCGCCTCGGTTTCAAGGGAGCGCCGGAGCTCATGGATTTCGGTGACCTTGCCGTCGTTCAGCCAGAACATAATGGATAGGGGCTGGGTGAGGGTGTTGTCAAAATCCTCGGTGATAAAATTGCCCTCGCCCTGTCGGCAGTGTACCAGGCCGATCATCTCCAGGGCACGGATGGCCTCGCGCACCGTCGCGCGGGAAACGCCCAGCTGCTCGGACAACTGGCGTTCGGAGGGGAGGCGGTCGCCGCTTTTTAACTGCTTGGTGACAATATTATCTTTAATCTGCTCTAAAATCTGCAAATATATTTTTTTCTGGGGTATTTCAGTATACATCATTCATTCTCCTAGGTTTATCGCTTTATTTTATCATAGGAAGGTTTGTTTTACAAATGTTTAAAAAAATAAAAAGGGCTGAAAACGGCTAAATCATGCGGATTTTTATAATTTTATTTCGTAAAAACAAAAGATTGTTAAAAAATAAACATGAAAACGAGTAAAAAAAGGCTTGACATTCCTTTACAAAGATTCTATAATGAAATCAACTTAAGTGGTCAGACCACTTACCATTGAAAGTTTAAAAAGGAGTAATTAAGGAGTCATTATGAAAACTTTAGTATGTATCAAACAGGTGCCGGGGACTTCCAATGTCGAAGTTGATCCGGAAACAGGTGTATTAATCCGCGATGGTATTGAATCCAAAATGAATCCCTATGATTTGTACGCTTTGGAAACAGCGCTGCGTCTGCGTGAAGACCTTGGGGGGACAATCACCACATTGTCCATGGGACCCATGCAGACCAAGGAAGTGATTTATGAATCCTTCTACATGGGCGCCGATGACGGCTGCCTTTTGTCTGACCGTAAATTCGGCGGCGCCGATGTGGTAGCCACCAGCTATACACTGGCCCAGGGAGCCAAGAAGCTGG contains:
- a CDS encoding AzlC family ABC transporter permease, whose translation is MKKTLESAFVTTLPVLFGYLFTGIAFGLLLSKAGYGVLWAALISTVVYAGSMQFVLVTFFDGGLSLLTIAMMTFAINIRHSFYGLSFIQKFKEMGKKRLYMIFSLTDETYSLLCSAKTPAGVDENRYYMAIAVMDQIYWIIGSVLGSVAGALITFDTTGIDFAMTALFIVIFVEQWLEAKNHLPALVGLAAGVICLLIFGPGNFILPSLISAVIVLMLLKARLDAAGEAGQAEEEQEGVQ
- a CDS encoding branched-chain amino acid transporter permease codes for the protein MIGTSQAFLIVAVVAVCTFITRVLPFALFGRKDPPEWVLYLGRILPPAVIAILVVYCYRNVALTAWPFGLPEFIAMAAVVALHVWKRNNLISIGVGTVLYMVLIQVVFV
- a CDS encoding ABC transporter ATP-binding protein, with translation MRKFVEFNDVYKRYKMGEVTINAANGISFGIEEGEFAIVVGPSGAGKTTVLNILGGMSGCDEGQVFVGDKEVSALNARELATYRRYDTGFVFQFYNLIQNLTAVENVELATQICKDPMDARETLASVGLEDRMDNFPSQLSGGEQQRVAIARALAKRPKLLLCDEPTGALDYSTGKNILKLLQDTCRREKMTVALITHNQAITPMADRVIKMKNGKVEDMYLNAEPMPVELIEW
- a CDS encoding winged helix DNA-binding domain-containing protein, with amino-acid sequence MNIETEQIRNHRLRAHHLDKKQPMTGLTAAAGACGLQNSPPGAWETALFNRLEGCTLEEVQKALYLEKSLVQAWSFRGAPVVFPTAQSAVFLTALRAQEGEEPWIYTRGITAALDFLQLPFEDLLKRTEKAAGCLDSCVIKSKEALDRTLAEIIERELPEEKRALWRAPSMYGNPDRQTAGGAAVSFLLRPCSFASLVVFGERQGISPTFTSFKNWIGGLPEHIPDAEKTLVRQFLHCYGPSTKEGLMAWLGCCPRQAERLWNTVADEMEPVVAGKKAASMLSADRESLLRPEKSRDRLILLGPHDPYLDIRDRWVLLEDKGLQKQVWKTVGNPGVVLKGGRIAGIWRTKTKKDKLELSIRLFERFQPGEKKAVEELAGEYADFRGLGLNSFCIE
- a CDS encoding FadR/GntR family transcriptional regulator gives rise to the protein MMYTEIPQKKIYLQILEQIKDNIVTKQLKSGDRLPSERQLSEQLGVSRATVREAIRALEMIGLVHCRQGEGNFITEDFDNTLTQPLSIMFWLNDGKVTEIHELRRSLETEAAKLAALHATKEDILRLEEICAAIESEHNEAKSAELDKKLHDSIALYSRNKLIKDVLNSASTLIEELIKDMRTLILMEETSASAINKQHRDIVASIRKHDPEAAARAMLTHMSFIEDFVTEVQKAIDIKNTEED